Proteins from a single region of Apium graveolens cultivar Ventura chromosome 7, ASM990537v1, whole genome shotgun sequence:
- the LOC141671009 gene encoding receptor-like protein 7: protein MSMFSRLESLENLDISHNHFLSVRSTAMIPLPPTLSTLGLSSCNMKEFPHFSKDAEISLYSLDLSNNDIEGEIPHWIGSVSGYLNISHNKLIGGLEQLPWNSIEYLDLQSNNLNGSLPDFICNSSSLRVLNLSHNKLSGVLPSCRTQLTRLSVFDLRMNNIQGSLPANLSNFRYLETINLNGNKLEGRVPSSFAEFDKLETLDLGSNQITDTFPQCLEALPNLQVLVLKFNKFHGLMNMSSKIEDPFPSLRILDLSCNEFSGSLPAMYFKSFKAVMNGHLNETKPEYMGDDVYSDSTTLVIKSLEIELIRILTVFTTIDVSKNNFEGEIAEVIGNLASLRLLNLSHNHLTGHIPASIAKLTVLESLDLSSNQLKGEIPHQLTDLYSLEVLNLSCNQLRGKIPQGFQFNTFQNDSYVGNLGLCGNPLSKKCGHDNVTQEEDEEEDDDSFFGGFTWEAVVIGYGCGAVPAFIAGYLMLLARKPKWFAGIISRELGLKVRRMEIKWR, encoded by the coding sequence ATGAGTATGTTTTCACGCCTTGAATCCCTTGAAAACCTTGATATTTCTCATAACCATTTTCTCTCAGTGAGAAGCACAGCTATGATCCCACTCCCTCCTACACTTTCCACATTGGGATTGTCATCTTGCAACATGAAAGAGTTCCCACACTTTTCAAAAGATGCAGAGATCTCATTGTATTCATTAGACCTATCAAACAATGATATTGAAGGGGAAATTCCTCACTGGATTGGGTCGGTGAGTGGCTATCTGAATATTTCTCACAACAAGTTAATCGGTGGTCTTGAGCAACTACCTTGGAATAGCATTGAGTACCTTGATCTCCAGTCCAATAATCTTAATGGATCATTACCCGACTTTATCTGTAATTCAAGCTCTCTTAGGGTACTCAATTTGTCTCATAACAAGTTGAGTGGTGTACTCCCCAGTTGTCGAACACAATTGACCCGTCTTTCGGTGTTTGATCTACGGATGAATAACATACAGGGCAGCCTTCCAGCAAACTTATCAAATTTCCGTTATCTGGAAACTATAAATTTGAACGGAAATAAATTAGAAGGAAGAGTTCCTTCTTCTTTTGCGGAATTTGATAAGTTAGAAACTCTTGATCTTGGAAGTAATCAAATAACTGATACATTCCCGCAGTGTTTGGAAGCTCTTCCTAATCTCCAAGTTCTTGTTCTGAAATTTAATAAGTTTCATGGTCTTATGAACATGAGTTCTAAGATAGAAGACCCATTTCCTAGCCTGAGAATCCTTGATCTGTCATGCAATGAGTTTTCAGGTTCACTGCCAGCAATGTATTTCAAAAGCTTCAAGGCTGTGATGAACGGTCACCTGAATGAAACGAAGCCTGAATATATGGGTGATGATGTTTACAGTGATTCAACGACTCTAGTGATTAAAAGCCTAGAGATTGAGTTGATTAGAATTTTAACTGTATTCACCACAATTGATGTATCCAAGAACAATTTTGAAGGGGAGATTGCTGAAGTCATCGGAAATCTAGCTTCACTCAGATTACTCAATCTTTCTCACAACCATCTCACAGGCCACATACCAGCATCGATTGCTAAATTGACGGTGTTGGAGTCACTAGACCTCTCATCCAACCAACTTAAAGGAGAAATTCCACATCAACTTACTGATTTATATTCGCTTGAAGTTCTGAATCTTTCTTGCAACCAACTTCGAGGTAAAATTCCACAAGGTTTTCAATTCAATACATTTCAAAATGACAGCTATGTTGGTAACTTGGGACTGTGTGGAAATCCATTGTCCAAAAAGTGCGGACATGATAATGTGACGCAAGAAGAAGATGAAGAGGAGGATGATGATTCCTTCTTTGGTGGTTTTACATGGGAAGCTGTGGTGATTGGATACGGCTGTGGAGCGGTGCCTGCATTTATTGCTGGATACTTGATGTTGCTAGCTAGAAAACCAAAATGGTTTGCTGGTATCATTTCCAGGGAATTGGGCCTCAAGGTCAGGAGGATGGAGATTAAATGGAGATAA
- the LOC141672202 gene encoding BAG family molecular chaperone regulator 1-like: MSLYITKTFETMNLNSKPTGVFTPARGVIAVGGVGLEGYAPLEMRPGGMLVQKRNSDADHSSVVVPNIKVKVKHGSSYLEFNISSQASFGDLKKMVAGPTGLHYEEQKLIFKDKERQSRTFLFFFAN; encoded by the exons ATGTCACTCTACATAACAAAG ACTTTCGAGACGATGAACTTGAATAGCAAGCCTACTGGAGTATTCACTCCAGCACGAGGAGTTATCGCGGTCGGAGGCGTTGGACTGGAGGGATATGCTCCTTTGGAAATGAGGCCAGGGGGAATGTTGGTTCAGAAAAGAAACTCTGATGCTGATCATAGTTCAGTTGTAGTTCCAAATATTAAAGTTAAAGTGAAACATGGTTCATCATATCTTGAGTTTAACATTAGTTCTCAAGCAAGCTTTG GTGATCTGAAGAAAATGGTGGCAGGGCCAACTGGTTTGCACTATGAGGAACAGAAGTTGATTTTTaaagataaggaaagacaatcaagaacatttctttttttttttgctaattaa
- the LOC141671008 gene encoding receptor-like protein 6, with protein sequence MIMSTFITSYIAIIVMIIFLQHHLAASLSPQEQKTALFHFKQSFNISTSTRSCLYFDSFFNGYEIPSNPKSKNWSMSSDYCIWDGVTCDHKTGDVIGLDLSCSGLEGAILPNSTLFQLSRLRFLNLSQNNFSLSNEFPQEFGFFAKGLTHLNLSRTWFSGRVPSGISHLHKLLSLDLSLNYNAKLEAEVFKSLLQNLTQLRVLNLEGVNISSVLPMNLSSSLEVLNLGYTGLYGVPSRISHLHKLVSLDLSYNDCVKLEDELFKSLLQNLTQLRVLNLEGVNISSVLPFNFSTSFRFLNLPDTGLHGVLPQEVFHLPNLEVLDLGGNFDLKPVLPKVKWGSSATLRRLSLREINFNHGGIPDAIGYQESLASLDLSFCNLSGPIPRSIGNLVQLTYLGLNNNNLNGPILTPLSNCTSMRYINLNSNNFIGPLPSTFAVHSLDLIFVDLSHNGFTGPLSTKLFNLPLLEVLDLSHNRFTEPLPTKLFNLPSLQNLDLSHNGFTGFTDSSNINAQSISQLVNLTYLDLSSNNFSGVLNMSMFSPLESLQYLGLSHNHFLSVRSTSMSPLPPTLSTLGLSSCNMKEFPHFSKDAEISLDYVDLSNNDIEGEIPDWIGSVGSVRSVYSVTSYLNISHNRLTGGLEQLPWNSIKLLDLQHNELNGSLPDLICNSSSLEVLNLSHNKLSGVLPSCGTQLTSLSVFDLRMNNIQGSLPANLSNFRSLETINLNGNKLEGRVPSSFVEFNSLRVLDLGNNQISDTFPQYLEVLPNLQVLVLKSNKFHGIMNTISKVEHPFHSLRIIDLSCNEFSGPLPVIYFRNFKAMMNGEVNKIKRSYMERQYYSDSTNLVIKGHEIQLNRILTVFTTIDLSKNNFEGKISEYTGNLLSLRFLNLSHNHLTGHIPPSIANLTVLESLDLSSNQLEGEIPLQLTGLYSLALLNLSYNKLRGHIPQGFQFNTFEIDSYVGNLGLCGKPLSKKCGHDNVTQEEDEEEDDDYFFGGFTWEAVVIGYVCGVVPAFIAGYLMLLARKPKWFAGIIARELGLKVRRMEIKWR encoded by the coding sequence ATGATAATGAGTACTTTCATCACGAGTTACATCGCAATCATTGTGATGATCATCTTCTTGCAACACCACCTTGCTGCTTCTTTAAGTCCCCAAGAGCAAAAAACTGCATTATTCCACTTTAAGCAAAGCTTCAATATCAGTACCTCTACAAGAAGTTGCTTGTATTTTGATTCTTTTTTTAATGGATATGAAATTCCTTCAAATCCAAAGTCTAAGAATTGGAGCATGAGTTCTGATTACTGCATCTGGGACGGAGTTACCTGCGACCACAAGACAGGGGACGTGATCGGTTTGGATTTAAGTTGCAGTGGGCTGGAAGGAGCCATTCTTCCTAACAGCACTCTCTTCCAGCTCTCTCGTCTCCGGTTCCTCAACCTTTCTCAGAACAACTTTTCCCTCTCCAACGAGTTCCCTCAAGAATTCGGTTTCTTTGCAAAAGGTTTGACACATCTCAACCTCTCTCGTACTTGGTTTTCAGGGAGAGTTCCCTCAGGAATCTCTCATTTGCACAAACTGCTCTCACTTGATCTCAGCCTCAACTATAATGCTAAACTCGAAGCTGAAGTGTTTAAGTCACTATTACAGAATTTAACTCAACTAAGAGTGCTTAATCTTGAAGGAGTTAACATCTCCTCTGTTTTACCCATGAATTTGTCTTCTTCCCTAGAAGTTCTTAACCTTGGGTATACTGGTTTATATGGAGTTCCCTCAAGAATCTCTCATTTGCATAAACTGGTCTCACTTGATCTCAGTTACAATGATTGTGTTAAACTTGAAGATGAATTGTTCAAATCACTCTTACAGAATTTAACTCAACTGAGAGTGCTTAATCTTGAAGGAGTTAACATCTCCTCTGTTTTACCCTTTAATTTTTCTACTTCCTTTAGGTTTCTTAACCTTCCGGATACTGGTTTACACGGAGTATTACCCCAAGAGGTTTTCCACCTTCCCAACTTAGAGGTTCTAGACCTGGGTGGTAACTTCGATCTAAAACCAGTATTACCCAAAGTTAAGTGGGGAAGTAGTGCTACTCTCCGACGCCTTTCTCTTAGAGAGATAAACTTCAATCACGGAGGTATACCTGATGCAATAGGGTATCAAGAGTCATTAGCCAGTTTGGACCTCTCATTTTGTAATTTGTCTGGGCCCATACCAAGATCCATTGGGAACCTTGTTCAACTTACTTACTTGGGCCTCAATAACAATAATCTCAATGGCCCAATTTTAACACCTTTATCAAACTGTACAAGCATGAGATATATAAACCTTAATTCTAATAATTTCATCGGGCCTTTACCCTCTACATTTGCTGTCCACTCCCTTGATCTCATTTTTGTAGATCTGAGCCATAATGGATTCACTGGACCCCTTTCCACAAAGTTGTTTAACCTTCCATTATTAGAAGTATTAGATCTGAGTCACAATAGGTTCACCGAACCCCTACCCACAAAGTTGTTTAACCTACCATCATTACAAAATTTAGATTTGAGCCACAATGGGTTCACTGGGTTCACTGATTCTTCTAATATCAATGCACAATCAATTTCTCAACTTGTGAACCTCACTTACCTTGACTTATCATCAAACAATTTCAGTGGTGTTTTGAACATGAGTATGTTTTCACCCCTTGAATCCCTCCAATATCTTGGTCTTTCTCATAACCATTTTCTCTCAGTCAGAAGCACATCTATGAGCCCACTCCCTCCTACACTTTCCACATTGGGATTGTCATCTTGCAACATGAAAGAGTTCCCACACTTTTCAAAAGATGCAGAGATCTCATTGGATTATGTAGACCTATCAAACAATGATATTGAAGGGGAAATTCCTGATTGGATTGGATCAGTGGGTTCAGTAAGGTCAGTGTATTCAGTGACGTCTTATCTGAATATTTCTCACAACAGGCTAACAGGTGGTCTTGAGCAACTACCTTGGAATAGTATAAAGTTGCTTGATCTCCAGCACAATGAGCTTAATGGCTCATTACCCGACTTGATCTGTAATTCAAGCTCTCTTGAGGTACTCAATTTGTCTCATAACAAGTTGAGTGGTGTACTCCCAAGTTGTGGAACACAATTGACCAGCCTTTCGGTGTTTGATCTACGGATGAATAACATTCAGGGGAGCCTTCCAGCAAACTTATCGAATTTCCGTTCTCTGGAAACTATAAATTTGAACGGAAATAAATTAGAAGGAAGAGTTCCTTCTTCTTTTGTTGAATTTAATAGTTTACGAGTTCTTGATCTTGGAAATAATCAAATAAGTGATACATTCCCGCAATATTTGGAAGTTCTTCCTAATCTCCAAGTTCTTGTGCTGAAATCAAATAAGTTTCATGGCATTATGAACACGATTTCTAAGGTTGAACACCCATTTCATAGCTTAAGAATCATTGATCTGTCGTGCAATGAGTTTTCGGGTCCACTGCCAGTAATCTATTTCAGAAACTTCAAGGCTATGATGAATGGAGAAGTGAATAAAATAAAGCGAAGTTATATGGAGCGGCAGTATTACAGTGATTCCACGAATCTGGTGATAAAAGGCCATGAGATTCAGTTAAACAGAATTTTAACTGTATTCACAACCATAGATCTATCAAAAAACAATTTTGAAGGGAAGATTTCTGAATACACTGGAAATCTATTGTCACTCAGATTTCTCAATCTTTCTCACAATCATCTCACAGGCCACATACCACCTTCTATTGCAAATTTGACAGTGTTGGAATCACTAGACCTCTCATCCAACCAACTTGAAGGAGAAATTCCATTGCAACTCACTGGTTTATATTCGCTTGCACTTCTAAATCTTTCCTACAACAAACTTCGAGGTCATATTCCACAAGGTTTTCAATTCAACACATTTGAAATTGACAGCTATGTTGGTAACTTGGGACTGTGTGGAAAACCATTGTCCAAAAAGTGCGGACATGATAATGTGACGCAAGAAGAAGATGAAGAGGAGGATGATGATTACTTTTTTGGTGGTTTTACATGGGAAGCTGTGGTGATTGGATACGTCTGTGGAGTGGTGCCTGCATTTATTGCTGGATACTTGATGTTGCTAGCTAGAAAACCAAAATGGTTTGCTGGAATCATTGCCAGGGAATTGGGCCTCAAGGTCAGGAGGATGGAGATTAAATGGAGATAA